The sequence GCGACAAGACCGAAGCCCGCAAGGCCATGATGCGGGCGGGTCTGCCGGTCATTCCCGGTTCCGACGGCAATCTGAGCGGGCTGGACGAAGCGGTGACTCTGGCGGAGAAGATCGGTTATCCGGTCATGCTGAAAGCCACCAACGGTGGCGGCGGGCGGGGCATCCGCCGCTGCGACAACGTCGAGGCCCTGCGCCTGAACTACGATCGGGTGCTTTCGGAGGCCACCAAGGCCTTTGGCAGTGCCGAAATCTTCATGGAAAAGTGCATCGTCAATCCACGCCATGTGGAGGTGCAGGTCCTGGCGGACAATTTCGGCCATGTGATCCACCTCTTCGAGCGGGACTGCTCCATCCAGCGGCGCAACCAGAAGCTGATCGAAATCGCCCCCTCGCCCATGCTGGACGACGCCCAGCGGCAGTATCTGGGAGGCCTGGCGGTCATGGCGGCCCGCACCGTGGGCTACACCAGCGCCGGGACCATCGAATTCCTGCAGGACGAAACCGGGCGCTTCTACTTCATGGAGATGAACACCCGCGTCCAGGTGGAACACACCATCACCGAGACCATCACCGGAGTGGATATCGTCGAGGAGCAGATCCGGGTGGCCCAGGGTCTGCCCCTGCGATTCGCCCAGCATGAAATCCGCCATCGCGGTTATGCCATCCAGTTCCGTATCAACGCCGAAGATCCCAAAAACCAGTTCCTGCCGAGTTTCGGACGCATCACGCGCTACTATGCGCCGGGTGGACCGGGAGTGCGTACCGATACCGCCATCTATACCGGCTACACCGTGCCGCCCTACTTCGATTCCATGCTGGCAAAGGTGGTGGTCTGGGCCCTCTCCTGGCCGGATGCCCTCAATCGCGGCAAACGGGCTTTACGGGATATGGGCCTCTTCGGTATCAAAACCACCATTCCCTATTATCTTCAAATTCTTGACCATCCCGACTTCCGCAAGGGTCAGTTCGACACCGGGTTCGTCGATGCGCATCCCGAGTTGGTCAACTATTCGACCAAACAGCGGAAGGAAAATCTGGCGGCGGCGTTGGCGGCGGCCATCTGCGCCCATGCGGGAATGTAAGGCGCAAGGGAGTCGAATCATGTCGAAAATTTACGTCACCGACCTCATTCTGCGGGATGCCCATCAATCCCTTCTGGCCACGCGCATGCGGCTGGAGGACATGCTGCCCATCTGCCCCCAGTTGGACCGGGTCGGTTTCTGGTCCCTGGAGTGCTGGGGAGGCGCCACCTTCGACTCCTGCCTGCGCTTTCTCAAGGAAGATCCCTGGGAGCGGTTGCGCAAGCTGCGGGAGGCGCTGCCGCACACCCGGCTGCAAATGCTGCTGCGCGGTCAAAACCTCCTGGGCTACCGTCACTACTCCGATGACGTGGTGCGGGAGTTCGTGCGCAAGGCTGCCGATCACGGCATGGATGTGTTCCGTATTTTCGATGCCCTGAACGACACCCGCAACCTGAAAACCGCCATCGAGGAGGTCAAGAAGGCTGGCAAACATGCCCAGGGAGCCATCTCCTACACCACCTCCCCGGTGCATACCATCGCCGGGTTCGTGGCCATGGGCAAGGAGTTGCAATCCATGGGCTGCGACTCCAT comes from Magnetococcales bacterium and encodes:
- a CDS encoding acetyl-CoA carboxylase biotin carboxylase subunit, encoding MSFYKILIANRGEIAVRIIRACAEMGIRSVAIHTDADRFSLHVKKADENHSIGSDPVAGYLNIPLIVDLAVKTGCHAIHPGYGFLSENPLFAEACLKRGLTFIGPRPEVIRAMGDKTEARKAMMRAGLPVIPGSDGNLSGLDEAVTLAEKIGYPVMLKATNGGGGRGIRRCDNVEALRLNYDRVLSEATKAFGSAEIFMEKCIVNPRHVEVQVLADNFGHVIHLFERDCSIQRRNQKLIEIAPSPMLDDAQRQYLGGLAVMAARTVGYTSAGTIEFLQDETGRFYFMEMNTRVQVEHTITETITGVDIVEEQIRVAQGLPLRFAQHEIRHRGYAIQFRINAEDPKNQFLPSFGRITRYYAPGGPGVRTDTAIYTGYTVPPYFDSMLAKVVVWALSWPDALNRGKRALRDMGLFGIKTTIPYYLQILDHPDFRKGQFDTGFVDAHPELVNYSTKQRKENLAAALAAAICAHAGM